The following coding sequences are from one Elusimicrobium minutum Pei191 window:
- a CDS encoding type IV pilin protein, translating to MNKAFTLIELLVVVLIIGILAAIALPQYNKTVEKSRASEAFLIVKAISGAVDRYLLATGVPTNDFDSLDIEIPGTKARG from the coding sequence ATGAATAAAGCATTTACCCTAATAGAACTTTTAGTGGTTGTTTTAATTATCGGTATACTTGCGGCAATAGCTTTGCCGCAGTATAATAAAACTGTTGAAAAATCGCGCGCTTCCGAAGCATTTTTAATAGTTAAAGCCATTTCAGGCGCGGTTGACAGATATCTTTTAGCCACAGGCGTGCCAACTAATGACTTTGACAGTCTTGATATTGAAATACCCGGCACGAAAGCTCGCGGTTAA
- a CDS encoding MarR family winged helix-turn-helix transcriptional regulator encodes MADFRDYGILPEKGRQYEEVIYVMALIYNIINNEASNYLARFDLTPAKFNILMVIKYSGKNDGLTQVEIGKRLIVSAGNITKILDRLSAQGFITRAPSKTDRRANVIKITKIGSDTVEEAWGGYDAILKKASSFLTASEQKNTAFVLKKWFNSLIKGA; translated from the coding sequence ATGGCTGATTTCAGAGATTACGGCATTTTGCCGGAAAAGGGCAGACAATACGAGGAAGTTATTTATGTTATGGCTCTTATTTATAATATTATAAATAACGAGGCTTCCAATTACCTTGCCCGGTTTGATTTAACTCCCGCCAAATTTAATATTTTAATGGTTATTAAATACAGCGGCAAAAATGACGGCTTAACACAGGTTGAAATAGGAAAACGTCTTATTGTATCAGCCGGGAACATAACAAAGATTTTAGACAGGCTTTCCGCACAGGGGTTTATAACCAGGGCTCCCAGTAAAACTGACAGAAGGGCAAACGTTATAAAAATCACCAAAATAGGCAGCGACACTGTGGAAGAGGCCTGGGGCGGATATGACGCAATTTTAAAAAAAGCAAGCTCTTTTCTTACTGCGTCCGAGCAAAAGAATACAGCTTTTGTTTTAAAGAAATGGTTTAACAGTTTAATAAAAGGTGCATAA
- a CDS encoding sigma-70 family RNA polymerase sigma factor, with protein MSENVDSINQYFKKISEVSEDLSREEMEKLWKRIKKGDTAAKQRMMELNLRLVIPAAKRFMRKDIDLLDLIEEGNLGLLQAIEKFDPSKGFRFSTYAIYWIDQAIRKYIDEQSGAIKIPSHAWGDIKKWTRTWNALKDSLEREPSLTEMSRELDWSARKIKSILETINAAKGIDSLALAIGEEDEVTLEDTLTDDGKGNPDDVFSRSSSNSALLAALEELNPRDKEILMMRNGLKTNEPMTLSEVSKIMGLSRERVRQIEERAISHIRKKAHKLGILETHNISDRRTRQIHTGMELKNKTNVLGEIVGTSALEKLLKKRMEEIKLREAAKRAKSAHSFKKTPAKAKKELKKTFPAKEKSAKIAVSRIKKTKTPQKNKKKK; from the coding sequence ATGAGTGAAAATGTTGATTCTATAAACCAGTATTTCAAAAAAATTTCTGAAGTATCGGAAGATTTGAGCCGTGAGGAAATGGAAAAACTTTGGAAGCGCATTAAAAAAGGTGATACCGCGGCAAAACAAAGAATGATGGAACTTAATTTGCGGCTTGTTATACCGGCGGCAAAACGCTTTATGCGCAAGGACATTGATTTACTTGATTTAATTGAGGAAGGCAACTTGGGCCTGCTTCAGGCTATTGAAAAATTTGACCCTTCCAAAGGATTTCGTTTTTCTACATACGCTATTTATTGGATAGATCAGGCTATCCGTAAATATATAGACGAACAAAGCGGCGCCATTAAAATCCCTTCCCATGCCTGGGGCGATATTAAAAAGTGGACACGTACGTGGAACGCGCTTAAAGACTCTTTAGAGAGGGAACCTTCTTTAACAGAAATGTCAAGGGAACTTGACTGGAGCGCTAGGAAGATAAAATCGATTTTAGAAACAATTAATGCCGCCAAGGGTATAGATTCGCTTGCTCTTGCCATAGGCGAAGAGGACGAAGTAACCCTTGAGGACACTTTAACCGATGACGGCAAAGGCAATCCTGATGATGTTTTTTCCCGCTCATCCTCAAACTCCGCGCTGCTTGCCGCCCTTGAAGAGCTTAACCCAAGAGATAAAGAAATTTTAATGATGCGTAACGGTCTTAAAACCAACGAGCCTATGACTTTGAGCGAAGTTTCCAAAATAATGGGTCTTTCGCGCGAGCGTGTGCGCCAAATTGAAGAGCGCGCTATAAGCCATATACGCAAAAAAGCGCATAAGCTTGGTATTTTGGAAACACACAATATAAGCGACAGAAGAACCAGGCAGATACACACGGGTATGGAACTTAAAAACAAAACCAATGTTTTGGGTGAAATAGTGGGTACCAGCGCTTTAGAAAAACTTCTTAAAAAAAGAATGGAAGAAATTAAGTTAAGAGAAGCGGCAAAAAGAGCAAAAAGCGCGCATAGTTTTAAAAAAACGCCGGCGAAGGCTAAAAAAGAATTGAAAAAAACGTTTCCCGCTAAAGAGAAGAGCGCAAAAATTGCGGTTAGCCGGATAAAGAAAACTAAAACACCCCAAAAAAACAAAAAGAAAAAATGA
- a CDS encoding CPBP family intramembrane glutamic endopeptidase: protein MNTCIYKNEIQKKDLSNKIWFCLIPAMLIPFAASVFYFNILDGKALAKHIYALSKLFIFIWPVLCVFFIIKTPVDFKALLRFKAKPVFLGLFWGAFIFTAAFIFLHFHPFASAAQNGAEAVKSKALNFGVMEHYFLYSVFISFFHSLLEEYYWRWFVFGRLLKVMGRVGAILLSASAFGLHHFIICNFYFSLGWALFLTLCVITGGIIFNILYEKEKTLISPWLAHMGADLAIMYAGYLIIFANI from the coding sequence ATGAACACCTGTATTTATAAAAACGAAATACAAAAAAAAGATTTAAGCAACAAAATTTGGTTTTGCCTTATACCGGCAATGCTTATTCCGTTTGCGGCTTCTGTTTTTTATTTTAATATTTTAGACGGTAAAGCGCTTGCGAAACACATATACGCGCTTAGTAAACTATTTATATTTATATGGCCTGTTCTATGTGTGTTTTTTATAATCAAAACGCCTGTGGACTTTAAAGCACTTTTGCGTTTTAAAGCAAAACCTGTTTTTTTAGGCTTATTTTGGGGAGCGTTTATTTTTACCGCCGCTTTTATATTTTTACATTTTCATCCGTTTGCATCTGCGGCGCAAAACGGGGCCGAAGCCGTTAAAAGCAAAGCCTTAAATTTTGGCGTAATGGAACATTATTTTTTATACAGTGTATTTATATCTTTTTTTCATTCCCTGCTTGAGGAATATTACTGGCGCTGGTTTGTTTTTGGCAGGTTATTAAAAGTTATGGGAAGGGTCGGGGCTATACTGCTATCGGCCTCGGCTTTCGGACTGCACCACTTTATAATTTGTAATTTTTATTTTTCTTTAGGCTGGGCTTTATTTTTAACATTATGCGTTATAACGGGGGGAATAATATTTAACATTCTTTATGAAAAGGAAAAAACCCTTATATCCCCCTGGCTTGCCCATATGGGCGCTGACCTTGCTATTATGTACGCGGGCTATCTTATTATTTTTGCTAATATATAG
- a CDS encoding MFS transporter has protein sequence MASWFRINKAPLARLLTMEGSTAMARYTMVLVLPWYILSTNSGPLALGGVAFAMMMPGVFGAYTGGWAIEKLGARRTILISDICQLLCTVIIFFTAAYDFIPVYFLIFIIFLSAFCYAPGKVARTTVIPVYARYGRVSQAKAFGYREAVNGTATVIAPLIGGFVIAWFGIPVAVLVSLLFFSVAVALCLQMIKRKDRRLKYKSKSSFKRGFKYVLKHKHIFLAILFTLPFFILGTSWEVVVLPTYVNLHSYNSVFFGFLESVFGMGMLIGGLLYAAYGRKVKFKYILIINYLAYIIPILMFIINVNKATVLGATFICGIPFGAYAALMTTFLTFNTPEFMRAKILSLYISLGAVFEAAGILLIAFLINGLSFNNTMKVLIVIFCLVLSASIFVDIKSKPIRKK, from the coding sequence ATGGCATCTTGGTTTAGAATTAATAAAGCGCCGCTGGCGCGCCTTCTTACAATGGAAGGAAGCACCGCCATGGCGCGTTATACCATGGTGCTGGTTTTGCCTTGGTATATTTTATCTACAAATTCAGGCCCGCTTGCTTTGGGAGGCGTTGCTTTTGCCATGATGATGCCGGGCGTTTTTGGCGCCTATACCGGCGGTTGGGCTATAGAAAAATTAGGCGCACGAAGAACTATTTTAATTTCCGATATCTGCCAATTGCTTTGTACGGTTATTATATTTTTTACAGCCGCTTATGATTTTATACCTGTTTATTTTCTTATTTTCATTATATTTTTAAGCGCTTTTTGTTATGCTCCCGGTAAGGTGGCAAGAACAACTGTTATTCCCGTTTACGCACGTTACGGAAGGGTATCGCAGGCAAAGGCGTTCGGTTACAGAGAAGCTGTTAACGGCACCGCCACGGTTATAGCGCCCCTGATAGGCGGGTTTGTTATAGCGTGGTTTGGCATTCCCGTGGCGGTTTTGGTGAGCTTATTGTTTTTTTCCGTAGCGGTGGCTTTATGCCTTCAAATGATTAAAAGAAAGGACCGCAGGCTTAAATATAAATCCAAATCAAGTTTTAAAAGGGGTTTTAAATATGTTTTAAAACATAAACATATTTTTTTGGCCATACTTTTTACGTTGCCGTTCTTTATTTTGGGAACTTCTTGGGAAGTTGTAGTTTTGCCCACTTATGTTAATTTACATTCTTATAATTCGGTTTTCTTTGGGTTTTTGGAAAGCGTTTTCGGCATGGGCATGTTAATAGGCGGACTTTTATACGCCGCTTATGGCAGGAAGGTTAAATTTAAATATATCCTTATAATAAACTACCTTGCCTATATAATTCCCATACTTATGTTTATTATTAACGTAAATAAGGCAACAGTGCTTGGCGCTACTTTTATTTGCGGTATTCCTTTTGGCGCTTATGCCGCGCTTATGACAACATTTTTAACCTTTAATACACCCGAATTTATGAGGGCAAAAATTTTAAGTCTTTATATATCTTTAGGCGCGGTTTTTGAAGCCGCGGGTATACTTTTAATAGCCTTTTTAATAAACGGCCTTAGTTTTAACAATACCATGAAAGTGCTTATAGTTATTTTTTGCCTGGTTTTATCCGCCAGTATTTTTGTGGATATAAAATCCAAACCAATAAGAAAAAAATAA
- a CDS encoding DUF2238 domain-containing protein, with protein sequence MKKTHLFYSATWAAVLIWSFFGPSDLMTWAMEVTPAVIGFVILAATYKNFKLTEVTYFWIWFFGLILMIGGKYTYAEVPIGNYLQEMFNMSRNHYDRFGHFFQGFMPAIVARELILRKSDMKKGKMLFFLCVCVAMFVSSSYEIIEWLAAEFTAGGAADFLGLQGDIWDAQKDMLMCLLGSVTALITMSKIQDKQIKNL encoded by the coding sequence ATGAAAAAAACACATTTATTCTACTCAGCCACATGGGCCGCTGTTTTAATATGGTCCTTTTTCGGCCCGTCAGATTTAATGACATGGGCCATGGAAGTAACTCCCGCGGTAATAGGTTTTGTAATACTTGCGGCCACATACAAAAATTTTAAATTAACAGAGGTTACATATTTTTGGATATGGTTCTTTGGCCTTATTTTAATGATTGGCGGAAAATATACCTACGCAGAAGTGCCTATAGGCAACTACTTACAGGAAATGTTCAATATGAGCCGTAACCATTATGACAGGTTTGGGCACTTTTTCCAAGGGTTTATGCCGGCTATTGTGGCAAGGGAACTTATTTTAAGAAAATCTGATATGAAAAAAGGGAAAATGCTGTTTTTTCTATGCGTATGCGTGGCTATGTTTGTAAGCTCCTCTTATGAGATTATTGAGTGGCTCGCTGCCGAGTTTACCGCCGGCGGAGCCGCCGATTTCCTTGGCCTTCAGGGCGACATTTGGGACGCGCAAAAAGACATGCTTATGTGTCTTTTAGGTTCTGTTACCGCATTAATAACAATGTCTAAAATACAAGACAAGCAAATAAAAAACTTATAA